In the genome of Streptomyces racemochromogenes, one region contains:
- a CDS encoding amino acid ABC transporter permease: MNVLTENFALYGEGFLGTVELTVYASLVALVLGFLMASFRVAPVGSFRVFGTVWVTVLRNTPLTLLFFAVMLGLPRFGLVLPFELFAVLTLGCYTSAFICEALRSGINTVPKGQGEAARSLGMSFGQTLGTVVLPQAFRSVIPPIGSTLIALAKNSAIAGAFSVTELLGTYKTLNELGYSIIWTFVWIAVGYLIITLSISAVFNVLEKRYGVAR, encoded by the coding sequence GTGAACGTACTCACCGAGAACTTCGCGCTCTACGGCGAGGGCTTCCTCGGCACCGTGGAGCTGACCGTCTACGCCTCGCTCGTCGCCCTGGTCCTCGGCTTCCTCATGGCCTCCTTCCGCGTCGCGCCCGTCGGCTCCTTCCGCGTCTTCGGCACGGTCTGGGTGACCGTGCTGCGCAACACCCCCCTCACCCTGCTCTTCTTCGCCGTCATGCTCGGCCTGCCGCGCTTCGGACTGGTCCTGCCCTTCGAGCTCTTCGCCGTCCTCACCCTCGGCTGCTACACCTCGGCCTTCATCTGCGAGGCGCTGCGCTCCGGCATCAACACCGTGCCCAAGGGCCAGGGCGAGGCCGCGCGCAGCCTGGGCATGTCCTTCGGGCAGACCCTGGGGACGGTGGTGCTGCCGCAGGCCTTCCGCTCCGTCATCCCGCCCATCGGCTCGACCCTGATCGCGCTCGCGAAGAACTCCGCCATCGCCGGCGCCTTCAGCGTCACCGAGCTGCTGGGCACGTACAAGACCCTCAACGAGCTGGGCTACAGCATCATCTGGACCTTCGTCTGGATCGCCGTCGGCTACCTGATCATCACCCTGTCCATCAGCGCGGTCTTCAACGTGCTGGAGAAGCGCTACGGAGTCGCCCGATGA
- a CDS encoding glutamate ABC transporter substrate-binding protein, with product MKHTLRALALAALILAAAACGKSGSPPVKGPQPEDLPVYKVDTGFSLPASRTWEKARKRGRLVVGVKEDQPYMGEKDPASGRYSGFDIEIAKMTAASLGFDPKTIEFKTIASANRETALQNGQIDYYVGTYTINDNRKKQVGFAGPYFMAGQSLLVRGNEKDIKGPEDLAGKKVCSAAGSTPYQRLQKEYPKAVLVAYDTYSACVDNLLSYQVDAVSTDDSILLGYAAKAPEELKVVGEPFSKEPYGIGVPRGDNALRLALDDALEADEKNGDWKKAYEATLGLSGRPAPQPPAIDRYPAG from the coding sequence ATGAAGCACACCCTGCGCGCACTCGCCCTGGCCGCGCTGATCCTCGCGGCCGCCGCCTGCGGCAAGTCGGGCAGCCCCCCGGTCAAGGGCCCCCAGCCCGAGGACCTGCCCGTCTACAAGGTCGACACCGGCTTCTCGCTGCCCGCCTCGCGCACCTGGGAGAAGGCGAGGAAGCGCGGCCGCCTCGTGGTCGGCGTCAAGGAGGACCAGCCGTACATGGGGGAGAAGGACCCCGCCAGCGGCCGCTACTCCGGCTTCGACATCGAGATCGCCAAGATGACGGCGGCCTCGCTCGGCTTCGACCCCAAGACCATCGAGTTCAAGACGATCGCCTCCGCCAACCGCGAGACCGCCCTGCAGAACGGCCAGATCGACTACTACGTGGGCACCTACACGATCAACGACAACCGCAAGAAGCAGGTCGGCTTCGCGGGCCCCTACTTCATGGCCGGCCAGTCCCTCCTCGTCCGCGGGAACGAGAAGGACATCAAGGGCCCCGAGGACCTCGCCGGGAAGAAGGTCTGCTCCGCCGCCGGCTCCACCCCCTACCAGCGGCTCCAGAAGGAGTACCCCAAGGCCGTGCTCGTCGCCTACGACACCTACTCGGCCTGCGTGGACAACCTGCTCTCCTACCAGGTCGACGCCGTCTCCACCGACGACTCCATCCTCCTCGGCTACGCCGCCAAGGCCCCCGAGGAGCTCAAGGTCGTCGGCGAGCCCTTCTCGAAGGAGCCCTACGGCATCGGCGTCCCCCGTGGCGACAACGCCCTGCGGCTCGCCCTCGACGACGCGCTGGAGGCCGACGAGAAGAACGGCGACTGGAAGAAGGCCTACGAGGCCACCCTCGGCCTCTCCGGCCGGCCCGCCCCCCAGCCGCCCGCCATCGACCGCTACCCGGCGGGCTGA
- a CDS encoding amino acid ABC transporter ATP-binding protein: MAVDPLIELRNVNKHYGNLHVLQDINLTVGRGEVVVIIGPSGSGKSTLCRTINRLETIESGTITLDGHPLPAEGRELAGLRAEVGMVFQSFNLFAHKTVLANVSLAQIKVRGRRREEADKRSRELLDRVGLASQADKFPAQLSGGQQQRVAIARALAMNPKALLFDEPTSALDPEMINEVLEVMQQLARDGMTMVVVTHEMGFARSAANRVVFMADGRVIEDRTPEAFFTAPESDRARDFLSKILKH, translated from the coding sequence ATGGCCGTCGATCCGTTGATCGAGCTGCGGAACGTCAACAAGCACTACGGGAATCTGCACGTCCTCCAGGACATCAACCTCACCGTCGGCCGCGGGGAGGTGGTGGTGATCATCGGACCGTCCGGGTCCGGGAAGTCCACCCTCTGCCGGACGATCAACCGGCTGGAGACCATCGAGTCCGGCACGATCACCCTCGACGGCCACCCCCTGCCCGCCGAGGGCAGGGAGCTGGCGGGCCTGCGCGCCGAAGTCGGCATGGTCTTCCAGTCCTTCAACCTCTTCGCGCACAAGACCGTCCTGGCCAACGTCTCGCTCGCCCAGATCAAGGTGCGGGGACGCAGGAGGGAGGAGGCCGACAAGCGCTCCCGGGAGCTCCTGGACCGCGTCGGCCTCGCCAGTCAGGCGGACAAGTTCCCCGCCCAGCTCTCCGGCGGCCAGCAGCAGCGCGTGGCCATCGCCCGCGCCCTCGCCATGAACCCCAAGGCACTCCTCTTCGACGAGCCCACCTCCGCCCTCGACCCCGAGATGATCAACGAGGTGCTGGAGGTCATGCAGCAGCTCGCCCGCGACGGGATGACCATGGTCGTGGTCACCCACGAGATGGGCTTCGCCCGCTCCGCCGCGAACCGCGTCGTCTTCATGGCCGACGGCCGCGTCATCGAGGACCGCACCCCGGAGGCCTTCTTCACCGCCCCCGAGAGCGACCGGGCCCGGGACTTCCTCTCCAAGATCCTCAAGCACTGA
- a CDS encoding DUF6278 family protein, whose translation MDIPFLANWLNRNETEQGAGLAATLGDDHEDVAELFSECEMLRSQARAAGLELDETPASLEALDQLMPRWRRDPEAVPWLGNDAGFYLGTVIVRSLPGAGWRVWPNGRPVIRLASGRELNVIESGLSWAMTGSPELSQAYAEASEG comes from the coding sequence ATGGACATCCCTTTCCTGGCGAACTGGCTGAACCGGAACGAAACGGAACAGGGTGCGGGGCTCGCCGCCACCCTCGGGGATGATCACGAGGACGTCGCCGAGCTGTTCTCGGAGTGCGAGATGCTGCGGTCGCAGGCGAGGGCGGCCGGACTGGAACTCGACGAGACCCCGGCCTCGTTGGAGGCCCTGGACCAGCTGATGCCGCGCTGGCGCCGGGACCCCGAGGCGGTGCCCTGGCTGGGCAACGACGCGGGCTTCTACCTCGGGACCGTGATCGTGCGCAGCCTCCCGGGGGCCGGCTGGCGGGTCTGGCCCAACGGCCGGCCGGTGATCCGGCTCGCGTCCGGGCGGGAGCTCAACGTGATCGAGTCGGGCCTGTCCTGGGCGATGACCGGCTCCCCCGAGCTGAGCCAGGCCTACGCCGAGGCCTCCGAGGGCTGA
- a CDS encoding exodeoxyribonuclease III, with protein MRIATYNVNSITARLPRLLAWLESSGTDVLCVQETKCSAEQFPAAELRELGYESVVNATGRWNGVALLSRVGLEDVVVGLPGGPDYEGVQEPRAISATCGGVRVWSVYVPNGREVEHDHYGYKLNWFGALATAIAEDAAGSRPFAVLGDFNVAPTDEDVYDPAVFEGLTHVTPAERAALEALRAAGLADVMPRALKYDRPYTFWDYRQLAFPKNRGMRIDLVYGNEPFAKAVKDAYVDREERKGKGASDHAPVVVDLDV; from the coding sequence ATGCGTATCGCCACGTACAACGTCAACTCGATCACCGCCCGGCTGCCGCGCCTGCTGGCCTGGCTGGAGAGCTCCGGCACGGATGTGCTGTGCGTCCAGGAGACCAAGTGCTCCGCGGAGCAGTTCCCCGCCGCCGAGCTGCGCGAGCTGGGCTACGAGTCGGTCGTCAACGCCACCGGCCGGTGGAACGGCGTGGCCCTGCTCTCCCGCGTCGGGCTGGAGGACGTCGTCGTGGGGCTGCCCGGCGGCCCCGACTACGAGGGCGTCCAGGAGCCCCGCGCCATCTCCGCCACCTGCGGCGGGGTGCGCGTCTGGTCCGTGTACGTGCCCAACGGCCGCGAGGTCGAGCACGACCACTACGGCTACAAGCTGAACTGGTTCGGCGCCCTGGCCACCGCCATCGCCGAGGACGCGGCCGGCAGCCGCCCCTTCGCGGTCCTCGGCGACTTCAACGTGGCGCCGACCGACGAGGACGTGTACGACCCGGCCGTCTTCGAGGGCCTCACGCACGTCACCCCCGCCGAACGGGCCGCCCTGGAGGCCCTGCGCGCCGCCGGCCTGGCCGACGTCATGCCGCGCGCGCTCAAGTACGACCGCCCGTACACCTTCTGGGACTACCGCCAGCTCGCCTTCCCCAAGAACCGGGGCATGCGCATCGACCTGGTGTACGGGAACGAGCCCTTCGCCAAGGCCGTCAAGGACGCCTACGTGGACCGCGAGGAGCGCAAGGGGAAGGGCGCCTCCGACCACGCCCCGGTCGTCGTCGACCTGGACGTCTAG
- a CDS encoding MBL fold metallo-hydrolase has product MKLTKRLHSCVQLEKDGRVLVIDPGAFSEPDAGLGADVLLVTHEHPDHFDEGRLRAALDANPAAALWTLSSVADRMAAAYPGRVHTVGHGDAFTAAGFEVQVHGELHAVIHPDIPRVTNVGYLVEGSLFHPGDALTVPGVPVQTLMLPVHAPWNKVAEVIDYVREVKPARAIDIHDAYLADIARPIYDMALDTFGGAPHSRLGAGESAAL; this is encoded by the coding sequence ATGAAGCTCACCAAACGGCTGCACTCCTGCGTCCAGTTGGAGAAGGACGGGCGCGTGCTCGTCATCGACCCGGGCGCCTTCAGCGAACCGGACGCGGGCCTCGGGGCGGACGTCCTGCTGGTCACCCACGAGCACCCCGACCACTTCGACGAGGGCCGGCTGCGCGCGGCGCTCGACGCCAACCCGGCCGCCGCCCTGTGGACCCTGAGCAGCGTGGCGGACCGGATGGCCGCCGCCTACCCGGGCCGGGTGCACACGGTGGGCCACGGCGACGCCTTCACCGCCGCCGGCTTCGAGGTCCAGGTCCACGGCGAGCTGCACGCCGTGATCCACCCGGACATCCCGCGGGTCACGAACGTCGGCTACCTCGTGGAGGGCTCCCTCTTCCACCCCGGGGACGCGCTGACCGTGCCCGGCGTCCCGGTCCAGACGCTGATGCTGCCGGTCCACGCGCCGTGGAACAAGGTCGCCGAGGTGATCGACTACGTCCGCGAGGTCAAGCCGGCCCGGGCCATCGACATCCACGACGCCTACCTCGCCGACATCGCCCGGCCGATCTACGACATGGCCCTGGACACCTTCGGCGGCGCCCCGCACAGCCGCCTCGGCGCAGGTGAGAGCGCCGCGCTCTGA
- a CDS encoding ROK family glucokinase has product MSTYRDFTLAHRGAARGTVLRTVGTRERRSLRTAPRVPTVGIDIGGTKVMAGVVDADGVILEKIRTETPDKSKSPKVVEDTIVELVLDLSDRHDVHAVGIGAAGWVDADRSRVLFAPHLAWRDEPLRDALQSRLAVPVMVDNDANTAAWAEWRFGAGRGEDHLVMITLGTGIGGAILEDGQVKRGRFGVAGEFGHMQVVPGGHRCPCGNRGCWEQYSSGNALVREARELAAADSPVAYNIIARVGGNVQEITGPLITELAREGDAMCVELLQDIGQWLGVGIANLAAALDPSCFVIGGGVSAADDLLIGPARDAFRRHLTGRGYRPEARIAKAQLGPEAGMVGAADLARLVARRFRRATRRRVERHERYAQLGRRGATAPTDPKDQEQQ; this is encoded by the coding sequence ATGAGCACGTACCGGGACTTCACGCTCGCCCACCGGGGGGCGGCGCGGGGCACCGTCCTGCGGACCGTCGGGACCCGTGAGCGCCGCTCCCTGCGCACCGCCCCGCGCGTCCCGACCGTGGGCATCGACATCGGCGGCACCAAGGTCATGGCGGGCGTGGTCGACGCCGACGGGGTCATCCTGGAGAAGATCCGCACCGAGACCCCGGACAAGTCCAAGAGCCCCAAGGTCGTCGAGGACACCATCGTCGAGCTGGTGCTCGACCTGTCCGACCGGCACGACGTGCACGCCGTGGGCATCGGCGCCGCCGGGTGGGTCGACGCGGACCGCTCCCGCGTCCTGTTCGCCCCGCACCTGGCGTGGCGCGACGAGCCGCTGCGCGACGCCCTCCAGTCCCGGCTCGCGGTCCCGGTCATGGTCGACAACGACGCCAACACCGCCGCCTGGGCCGAATGGCGCTTCGGAGCCGGCCGCGGCGAGGACCACCTCGTCATGATCACCCTGGGCACCGGCATCGGCGGGGCCATCCTGGAGGACGGCCAGGTCAAGCGCGGCCGCTTCGGGGTGGCCGGCGAGTTCGGCCACATGCAGGTCGTCCCCGGCGGACACCGCTGCCCCTGCGGCAACCGCGGCTGCTGGGAGCAGTACAGCTCCGGCAACGCCCTGGTCCGCGAGGCCCGCGAGCTGGCCGCCGCCGACTCCCCGGTGGCGTACAACATCATCGCCAGGGTCGGCGGCAACGTCCAGGAGATCACCGGCCCCCTCATCACCGAGCTGGCCCGCGAGGGCGACGCCATGTGCGTCGAGCTCCTCCAGGACATCGGCCAGTGGCTCGGCGTCGGCATCGCCAACCTCGCCGCAGCCCTCGACCCGTCCTGCTTCGTCATCGGCGGCGGCGTCAGCGCCGCCGACGACCTGCTGATCGGCCCCGCCCGGGACGCCTTCCGCCGCCACCTCACCGGCCGCGGCTACCGCCCCGAGGCCCGCATCGCCAAGGCCCAGCTGGGCCCCGAGGCCGGCATGGTCGGCGCCGCCGACCTCGCCCGCCTCGTCGCCCGCCGCTTCCGCCGCGCCACCCGCCGGCGCGTCGAGCGGCACGAGCGCTACGCGCAGCTGGGCCGGCGCGGCGCTACGGCCCCCACGGACCCCAAGGATCAGGAACAGCAGTGA
- a CDS encoding ATP-binding cassette domain-containing protein, translating to MSTPLVKLTDVSKYYGNIRALHGVSLEVSAGEITCVLGDNGAGKSTLIKIIAGLHRHDAGSFEIEGAETELANPRAALDHGIATVYQDLAVVPLMPVWRNFFLGSEPTKGRGPFRRLDVDLMRETTRTELLRMGIDLRDVDQPIGTLSGGERQCVAIARAVHFGAKVLVLDEPTAALGVKQSGVVLKYVAAARDAGLGVVLITHNPHHAYLVGDRFVLLKRGAMAGGHTRDSITLDELTRQMAGGSELEELSHELERVAESGATTPSDPATDRDETTR from the coding sequence ATGAGCACGCCACTGGTGAAGCTGACGGACGTCAGCAAGTACTACGGGAACATCCGCGCCCTGCACGGCGTGTCCCTGGAGGTCTCGGCGGGCGAGATCACCTGCGTGCTCGGCGACAACGGCGCCGGCAAGTCCACCCTCATCAAGATCATCGCGGGGCTGCACCGGCACGACGCCGGCAGTTTCGAGATCGAGGGGGCCGAGACCGAGCTCGCCAACCCGCGCGCCGCCCTCGACCACGGCATCGCCACCGTCTACCAGGACCTGGCCGTCGTCCCCCTCATGCCGGTGTGGCGCAACTTCTTCCTCGGCTCGGAACCGACGAAGGGCCGCGGCCCCTTCCGCCGCCTCGACGTCGACCTCATGCGCGAGACCACCCGCACCGAGCTGCTGCGCATGGGCATCGACCTGCGCGACGTCGACCAGCCCATCGGCACCCTCTCCGGCGGCGAGCGGCAGTGCGTGGCCATCGCCCGCGCCGTCCACTTCGGCGCGAAGGTCCTCGTCCTGGACGAGCCCACCGCCGCCCTCGGCGTCAAGCAGTCCGGCGTGGTCCTCAAGTACGTCGCCGCCGCCCGCGACGCGGGCCTCGGCGTGGTCCTCATCACCCACAACCCGCACCACGCGTACCTGGTCGGGGACCGCTTCGTGCTCCTCAAGCGGGGTGCCATGGCGGGCGGTCACACCCGCGACTCGATCACCCTGGACGAGCTCACCCGGCAGATGGCGGGCGGCTCGGAGCTGGAGGAGCTGAGCCACGAGCTGGAGCGGGTGGCAGAATCAGGGGCGACCACCCCATCCGATCCGGCCACCGACAGGGACGAAACGACTCGATGA
- a CDS encoding ABC transporter permease, producing MSAAAPAADERLAPTSYVRRLLGRPELGAVVGAAAVFVFFCFAADSFLKPSSLSTVLYSASTIGIMAVPVALLMIGGEFDLSAGVMVTTSALFSSMFSYQMTANVWVGVLVSLLVTLAIGFFNGFMLTRTKLPSFIITLGTFLMLTGLNLGFTKLISGSVSTKTIADMEGFSSARALFASQWNVGSVTLKVTILWWLVLVAVATWILLRTRAGNWIFAVGGGADAARATGVPVVKTRIGLYMGVALCAWISGQHILFSFDVVQSGEGVGNEFLYIIAAVIGGCLMTGGYGSAIGSAVGAFIFGMTSNGIVYAQWNPDWFKFFLGAMLLLATLLNAWVRKRAEARA from the coding sequence ATGAGCGCCGCCGCCCCCGCGGCCGACGAACGGCTCGCGCCCACCTCGTACGTCCGGCGGCTGCTGGGCCGGCCCGAGCTGGGCGCGGTCGTCGGCGCCGCCGCCGTCTTCGTCTTCTTCTGCTTCGCCGCCGACAGCTTCCTGAAGCCCTCCAGCCTGAGCACGGTCCTGTACTCGGCCTCCACCATCGGCATCATGGCGGTTCCGGTCGCCCTGCTGATGATCGGCGGCGAGTTCGACCTCTCCGCCGGCGTCATGGTGACCACGTCGGCGCTGTTCAGCTCGATGTTCAGCTACCAGATGACCGCCAACGTCTGGGTCGGCGTCCTCGTCTCCCTGCTGGTCACGCTGGCCATCGGCTTCTTCAACGGGTTCATGCTGACCCGCACGAAACTGCCGAGCTTCATCATCACGCTCGGCACCTTCCTGATGCTGACCGGCCTGAACCTCGGCTTCACCAAGCTGATCAGCGGCTCGGTGTCCACCAAGACGATCGCCGACATGGAGGGCTTCTCCTCGGCGCGGGCCCTGTTCGCCTCGCAGTGGAACGTCGGCTCGGTCACCCTCAAGGTCACCATCCTGTGGTGGCTGGTGCTGGTCGCCGTCGCCACCTGGATCCTGCTGCGCACCCGCGCCGGGAACTGGATCTTCGCCGTCGGCGGCGGTGCCGACGCGGCCCGCGCCACCGGCGTCCCGGTGGTCAAGACCCGGATCGGCCTCTACATGGGGGTCGCGCTGTGCGCCTGGATCTCCGGGCAGCACATCCTCTTCTCGTTCGACGTGGTCCAGTCCGGCGAGGGCGTCGGCAACGAGTTCCTCTACATCATCGCGGCCGTCATCGGCGGCTGTCTGATGACCGGCGGCTACGGCTCCGCGATCGGCTCGGCCGTCGGCGCTTTCATCTTCGGCATGACCAGCAACGGCATCGTCTACGCGCAGTGGAACCCCGACTGGTTCAAGTTCTTCCTGGGCGCCATGCTGCTGCTCGCCACGCTGCTGAACGCATGGGTCCGCAAGCGGGCGGAGGCGCGGGCATGA
- a CDS encoding sugar ABC transporter substrate-binding protein: MARVRTGVRVVGAVLAAVLGASLTGCSSTGGKRAEERAKAAEAGRPAVSTPRWTFAMITHAGDGDTFWDIVQKGAKEASAKDNINFVYSHDDQAQQQAQFVQNAIDQKVDGIIVSLAKPEALKDVIAKAVKAGIPVVTVNSGSAQSAAYGALTHIGQDEEIAGEAVGTELTRRGKKKAVCVLHEQGNVGHEQRCAGAKKTFGGSMENLYVEGTNMPSVQAAVQAKLQADPSVDSIVTLGAPFAPTAVKAKDAAGSKAEVDTFDLNESVARDLKSGALGFAVDQQPYLQGYQAVDLLWLYRYNADVLGGGRPVLTGPQIVTAAEAAKLEEYIKRGSR; the protein is encoded by the coding sequence GTGGCTAGGGTTCGGACAGGGGTACGCGTCGTCGGCGCCGTGCTCGCGGCGGTACTGGGGGCCTCCCTCACGGGCTGCAGCAGCACGGGCGGCAAGCGCGCCGAGGAGCGGGCGAAGGCCGCGGAGGCGGGCCGGCCCGCCGTGTCCACGCCGCGCTGGACCTTCGCGATGATCACCCACGCGGGCGACGGCGACACCTTCTGGGACATCGTGCAGAAGGGCGCCAAGGAGGCCTCCGCGAAGGACAACATCAACTTCGTCTACTCCCACGACGACCAGGCGCAGCAGCAGGCCCAGTTCGTGCAGAACGCCATCGACCAGAAGGTCGACGGGATCATCGTCAGCCTCGCGAAGCCCGAGGCCCTCAAGGACGTCATCGCCAAGGCCGTCAAGGCCGGCATCCCGGTGGTCACGGTCAACTCCGGCTCCGCCCAGTCCGCCGCGTACGGGGCGCTCACCCACATCGGGCAGGACGAGGAGATCGCCGGCGAGGCCGTCGGCACCGAGCTGACCAGGCGCGGGAAGAAGAAGGCCGTCTGCGTCCTGCACGAGCAGGGCAACGTGGGCCACGAGCAGCGCTGCGCCGGGGCGAAGAAGACCTTCGGCGGCAGCATGGAGAACCTGTACGTCGAGGGCACCAACATGCCCTCCGTGCAGGCCGCCGTCCAGGCCAAGCTCCAGGCGGACCCCTCCGTCGACTCCATCGTGACCCTCGGCGCGCCCTTCGCCCCCACGGCCGTCAAGGCCAAGGACGCGGCGGGCAGCAAGGCCGAGGTGGACACCTTCGACCTGAACGAGTCCGTCGCCCGGGACCTCAAGTCCGGGGCGCTGGGCTTCGCCGTGGACCAGCAGCCCTACCTGCAGGGCTACCAGGCCGTGGACCTGCTGTGGCTCTACCGCTACAACGCGGACGTGCTCGGCGGCGGCCGCCCGGTGCTGACCGGCCCGCAGATCGTCACCGCGGCCGAGGCGGCCAAGCTGGAGGAGTACATCAAGCGGGGCAGCCGATGA
- a CDS encoding Gfo/Idh/MocA family protein produces the protein MRIGLIGTGRIGSFHAAALARHPDAGSLLLADADPGRAARLADRLGATAAPTVDQVFTWGVDAVVVACATEGHADLVVRAVRGGLPVFCEKPVAPDLARTLAVLREVGAARGLLQVGFMRRFDAGCRTARELVRSGALGRLHTVRTMTADPAPPPAEYLAASGGLYRDCLVHDFDMVRWVTGREVADVYATGSDRGPARFREAGDVDTAAAVLTLDDGTLVTSTGTRCNGAGYDVRMELAGELDQVSCGLDDRTPIASTEPHGPPPAGNPWSGFLERFAPAYEAELAAFVRLVRGEGDNPCDGFQALAAFRVAEACERSRRERRPVRLEELPDL, from the coding sequence ATGCGCATCGGGCTGATCGGAACGGGCCGGATCGGCTCCTTCCACGCGGCCGCACTGGCCCGCCACCCGGACGCCGGCTCGCTGCTGCTGGCCGACGCCGATCCCGGGCGGGCCGCGCGGCTCGCGGACCGGCTGGGGGCGACCGCCGCCCCGACGGTCGACCAGGTCTTCACCTGGGGCGTGGACGCCGTGGTGGTGGCCTGCGCGACGGAGGGCCACGCCGACCTGGTGGTCCGGGCGGTGCGCGGCGGGCTGCCGGTGTTCTGCGAGAAGCCGGTGGCCCCCGACCTGGCCCGGACCCTGGCCGTGCTGCGCGAGGTGGGGGCGGCCCGGGGGCTGCTCCAGGTCGGTTTCATGCGGCGCTTCGACGCGGGCTGCCGGACCGCCCGCGAACTGGTCCGTTCGGGTGCCCTGGGACGGCTGCACACGGTGCGCACGATGACGGCCGACCCGGCGCCGCCGCCGGCCGAGTACCTGGCGGCCTCCGGGGGCCTGTACCGGGACTGCCTGGTGCACGACTTCGACATGGTCCGCTGGGTGACCGGGCGCGAGGTCGCCGACGTGTACGCGACCGGTTCCGACAGGGGGCCGGCCCGGTTCCGGGAGGCGGGGGACGTCGACACGGCCGCCGCCGTGCTCACACTGGACGACGGGACGCTGGTCACCAGCACCGGGACCCGCTGCAACGGCGCCGGGTACGACGTGCGGATGGAGCTGGCCGGGGAGCTGGACCAGGTCTCCTGCGGGCTCGACGACCGGACCCCGATCGCCTCGACGGAGCCGCACGGCCCGCCCCCGGCCGGCAATCCGTGGTCCGGGTTCCTGGAGCGGTTCGCCCCCGCCTACGAGGCCGAGCTGGCGGCGTTCGTACGGCTGGTGCGCGGCGAGGGGGACAACCCGTGCGACGGGTTCCAGGCGCTCGCCGCGTTCCGGGTGGCCGAGGCCTGCGAACGCTCCCGGCGGGAGCGCCGGCCCGTACGGCTGGAGGAACTCCCGGACCTGTAG
- a CDS encoding DMT family transporter, translating into MTTLTAPAPALAPRRAWLADLPVLLVAVVWGGSYLAAKGITTAHTVIAVLVLRFALVLPVLVLAGRRRLRALGPAQLRGAAVLGLVLGGIFLLETYGVVHTSATNAGLIISLTMIFTPLAESAVRRRKPSAAFLGAAAVSVAGVVLLTQGAGFTAPGPGDLLILGAALARTLHVLLMARIKAVQDADPLSLTTVQLGAAVLVFALLAAVPGTGDRPWTAAADFGPAQWAGLAFLSVFCTLFAFFVQMWAVRRTSPSRVSLLLGTEPLWAAAAGIAIGGEHLGPAGLAGAALVLAGTAWGRRAAR; encoded by the coding sequence GTGACCACCCTCACCGCCCCCGCCCCCGCCCTCGCCCCCCGCCGGGCCTGGCTCGCGGACCTGCCCGTCCTGCTGGTCGCCGTCGTCTGGGGCGGCAGCTACCTCGCCGCCAAGGGGATCACCACCGCGCACACCGTGATCGCGGTCCTCGTGCTGCGCTTCGCGCTCGTGCTCCCGGTGCTGGTCCTCGCCGGACGCCGGCGGCTGCGCGCGCTGGGCCCCGCCCAGCTGCGCGGCGCGGCGGTGCTGGGCCTCGTACTCGGCGGGATCTTCCTGCTGGAGACCTACGGGGTGGTGCACACCTCCGCCACCAACGCCGGTCTGATCATCAGCCTCACCATGATCTTCACGCCGCTCGCCGAGTCCGCCGTGCGCCGCAGGAAGCCCTCGGCCGCCTTCCTCGGGGCCGCGGCCGTCTCGGTGGCCGGTGTCGTGCTGCTCACCCAGGGCGCCGGCTTCACCGCACCCGGCCCCGGCGACCTGCTGATCCTCGGCGCGGCCCTGGCCCGCACCCTGCACGTCCTGCTGATGGCGCGGATCAAGGCCGTCCAGGACGCCGACCCGCTCTCCCTCACCACCGTCCAGCTGGGCGCGGCCGTACTGGTCTTCGCCCTGCTCGCGGCCGTCCCCGGGACCGGCGACCGGCCCTGGACGGCCGCCGCGGACTTCGGCCCCGCCCAATGGGCCGGACTCGCCTTCCTCTCCGTCTTCTGCACGCTGTTCGCCTTCTTCGTGCAGATGTGGGCCGTACGCCGCACCTCCCCGTCCCGCGTCAGCCTGCTGCTGGGCACCGAACCGCTGTGGGCGGCCGCCGCCGGCATCGCCATCGGCGGCGAGCACCTCGGCCCGGCCGGACTCGCCGGAGCCGCGCTGGTCCTGGCCGGCACCGCCTGGGGACGCCGCGCGGCGCGCTGA